A stretch of the Coleofasciculus chthonoplastes PCC 7420 genome encodes the following:
- a CDS encoding class I SAM-dependent methyltransferase, which produces MSNLKIDLGCGSSKKEGTLGVDIHPYSGVDYIVDLETEPLPFPDRSVEYIHASHFLEHVKNPVPIFQEISRVCIDGAKLEFWTPYGWSNSAFIFGHELFFNEDHYLHMCVWHSEQWSKSLKARWLLKEFIYAVDPIFLVNLYRHQTPIDFAINHYKNCVREFGVFLEIHHDYDGNTIQPIRTFTLDRSSTRYFIPNKSEVNLTSIKLEQAIRWLSSTELVPHLQNAQLDVKQLQSLPPDVHAELERLQLQLQHKQVELEQAINLIEAMETSKFWKLRNVWFKLKKLIGQQ; this is translated from the coding sequence ATGAGTAATTTAAAAATTGACCTAGGCTGTGGAAGCTCAAAAAAAGAAGGAACCCTTGGTGTTGATATTCATCCTTACTCGGGTGTTGACTATATTGTGGATCTTGAAACGGAACCGCTACCCTTTCCGGATCGAAGTGTTGAATACATTCATGCGTCTCACTTTTTAGAACATGTTAAAAATCCAGTGCCAATTTTTCAGGAAATCAGTCGTGTTTGTATTGATGGTGCCAAGCTAGAATTTTGGACTCCCTATGGTTGGTCAAATTCAGCATTCATTTTTGGACACGAATTGTTCTTCAACGAAGATCACTATTTACACATGTGCGTATGGCATTCCGAGCAATGGTCAAAGTCACTGAAAGCTCGATGGTTACTGAAAGAGTTTATATACGCCGTTGATCCTATATTTCTAGTAAATCTTTATCGACATCAAACCCCTATAGACTTTGCGATAAATCACTACAAAAATTGCGTTAGAGAGTTTGGCGTTTTTTTGGAGATTCATCATGATTATGATGGTAATACTATCCAGCCGATCAGAACTTTTACCCTTGACCGTTCTTCTACAAGATACTTTATACCTAATAAAAGTGAAGTCAATTTAACATCTATTAAATTGGAGCAAGCCATTCGTTGGTTATCATCTACTGAGCTAGTTCCCCATCTTCAGAATGCTCAACTTGACGTAAAGCAGTTGCAATCTCTTCCGCCAGACGTTCATGCGGAATTGGAGCGGCTGCAATTGCAGCTTCAACATAAGCAGGTTGAATTAGAGCAAGCAATTAATTTGATTGAAGCAATGGAAACGAGTAAATTTTGGAAATTACGCAATGTTTGGTTTAAACTAAAAAAGCTGATAGGACAACAATAA
- a CDS encoding methyltransferase domain-containing protein, whose product MFFWKTIQTFTQKKYLEAVKSNLPENSLRKQIASRYLTGNGIEIGPLHSPLEIPVGVTVRYLDRMPVEQLRKQYPELSKYNLVEPDIIDDGETLASIADASLDFVIANHMIEHCQNPIFSLKNWLRTLKGSGILYLAIPDKRYTFDRDRPVTTLEHLVQDYAEGPAWSKKSHFEEWSRLVSKVSENEVALKTQELIDKNYSIHFHVWTQFEFLELLLHCKKKLFFPLEIELIQKNEMELIVICRKIT is encoded by the coding sequence ATGTTTTTTTGGAAAACAATACAAACTTTTACTCAAAAAAAATATTTAGAAGCTGTCAAGTCTAATTTACCAGAAAACTCATTGCGTAAACAAATTGCTTCTCGATATTTAACAGGCAATGGCATTGAAATTGGACCACTTCATTCACCCCTGGAAATTCCAGTTGGCGTTACAGTACGCTATTTAGATCGGATGCCTGTAGAGCAATTACGGAAACAATACCCAGAGTTATCAAAGTATAATTTAGTTGAACCAGACATCATAGATGATGGCGAGACTTTAGCGTCTATAGCAGATGCTTCACTAGATTTTGTTATTGCTAATCACATGATTGAGCATTGCCAAAACCCCATTTTTTCACTTAAAAATTGGTTGAGAACCTTAAAAGGAAGTGGGATTTTGTATTTAGCTATACCTGACAAGCGATATACATTTGATCGTGATCGTCCCGTCACTACTCTTGAACATTTAGTTCAGGACTACGCAGAGGGACCAGCATGGTCAAAAAAATCTCACTTTGAGGAGTGGAGTCGTTTAGTTAGCAAAGTTTCTGAAAACGAAGTTGCCCTTAAAACACAAGAACTGATCGATAAAAATTATAGTATACACTTTCATGTATGGACTCAATTTGAATTCTTAGAATTACTTTTACACTGCAAAAAAAAGTTATTTTTTCCTTTAGAGATTGAATTAATTCAAAAAAATGAAATGGAGTTAATTGTCATTTGTCGGAAAATCACTTAA
- a CDS encoding glycosyltransferase, protein MKYPNDFCKNPELNLWLPSQDGFNFTYSDGLEEEIYLENCLRQVSDLSSSSTELASCIRDWSSEYHLSPQRSSLLRPLQINQCSSVLELGAGCGAITRYLGENIPHVIALEGSKQRAKLAALRCQDLNSVQVVVSNFKDIEFNQKFDAVTLIGVLEYSGLYLHSQNPYQKTLEIAKHYLKDDGILILAIENKLGLKYWARCSEDHTGLLFDGIEGYVKEKKIQTFGKRELENLLKLAGFDAFKFLYPFPDYKLPEVLLNIDEFYFQRDKPWLYQWLGYCNSRDYRHSKLENFHEFLVAKQLEHNGLSSEMSNSFLVLASSSSNKIDSYLDVNCIAYKYSVKRYKQFMTQVSLCQGLDGSLKVVREPIYPSLAALQEKTNSDNELKHYPNETTDFVQGTPLMEQLVISLSSNEEDFKDTLQKWYIFLVQESKRLNLKKTDLPGTYIDCTPWNLIVTEDNQIFYIDREWDYLNKVTVNFVVFRGLLYFYINIFPWIKDALRPLLKEEDLKCFVNYCFNLINLNIEDGDYLYFNELEFNLQRQTSYLSAKTFDEYFKHINSVPHVVLTRTKLDNLEIAVQKSQIESEYFRGEWKRLQSQLQQRELLLQQTELSLQQTELSLQQSRATVIAMESSKFWKMRTFWFKLRRTLGISDDASFSINRLGGKIKRLIYILRNKGLRYAIARISKKVYLRLDNGSSSYEVLPDSYQRWLQQNFPRESDLRKMAETVEIFPYQPVISVIMPTFNTSEHFLREAIESVINQVYPYWELCIADDASTQPHVKNIVEEYAAKETRIKVVIRTTNGHISNASNSALEMATGEFIALLDHDDLLTPDALYEVALLLNRHPEADMIYSDEDKIDETNKVSSPYFKPDWCPDSFLSRMYTCHLGIYRRELVEKIGGFRVGYEGSQDYDLVLRITEKTKNIFHIPKILYHWRIHPQSAASGVEAKPYAYKAGEKALIDALHRRGENGIISGLPGFPGLYRVRYKIEDYKRVSIIIPTRDLGNVLNNCLKSIFEKTAYPNYEVIVIDNGSTENDTVQIIDYWKSKEHERFSCYPLNIEFNFSKINNYAVAKAKGDYLLFLNNDIEVITQDWIDALVEQAQRPSIGAVGGLLLYPDKSIQHAGVVLGIGGVASHGHKKYPSTSPGYAGQLITINNYSAITGACLMCRREVYEAVGGFAEELAIAYNDVDFCLKLLRQGYRNIYLPHVVLYHHESKSRGRDDDSSEKLVRLGREAEYMKKKWGKILEKDPCYNPNLTRSADDYSINI, encoded by the coding sequence ATGAAGTATCCCAACGATTTTTGCAAAAATCCTGAATTGAATCTATGGCTTCCTTCTCAAGATGGATTCAATTTTACCTATTCAGATGGATTAGAGGAAGAAATTTATCTAGAAAATTGCTTACGGCAAGTCTCTGATTTAAGTTCCTCTTCTACTGAACTGGCAAGTTGTATTCGTGATTGGTCCTCAGAGTATCATTTAAGTCCTCAACGGAGTAGCTTGCTTCGCCCACTACAAATTAATCAATGTAGTTCTGTATTAGAGTTGGGGGCGGGTTGTGGCGCTATTACTCGATACTTAGGTGAAAATATTCCACATGTCATTGCTTTAGAAGGAAGTAAGCAACGAGCGAAACTTGCTGCTTTACGATGCCAAGATTTAAATAGTGTTCAAGTCGTTGTTTCCAACTTTAAAGATATTGAATTTAATCAGAAATTTGATGCTGTTACATTAATTGGTGTTCTCGAGTATAGCGGATTATACCTTCACTCTCAAAATCCATACCAAAAAACTCTGGAGATAGCCAAACATTATTTAAAAGATGATGGCATTCTGATTTTAGCGATTGAAAACAAACTAGGACTTAAATATTGGGCTAGATGTTCGGAAGATCACACGGGTTTATTATTTGACGGAATAGAAGGGTATGTAAAGGAGAAGAAAATCCAAACATTTGGTAAACGAGAACTAGAAAATTTACTCAAGTTAGCTGGATTTGATGCCTTTAAATTTTTATATCCATTTCCTGATTATAAGTTACCCGAAGTGTTGCTCAATATTGATGAATTTTATTTTCAGAGAGATAAGCCTTGGCTTTATCAATGGTTAGGATACTGTAACTCAAGAGATTACCGTCATTCTAAACTAGAAAATTTTCATGAGTTCTTAGTGGCTAAACAACTAGAGCATAACGGTTTATCGTCGGAAATGAGTAATTCGTTTCTAGTTTTAGCAAGCAGTAGTTCTAACAAAATTGATAGCTATTTAGATGTAAATTGTATTGCATACAAATATAGTGTAAAACGTTACAAGCAATTTATGACTCAAGTTAGTTTATGTCAAGGACTGGATGGTTCATTAAAGGTAGTACGTGAACCTATTTACCCTTCTTTGGCAGCACTTCAAGAAAAAACGAATAGTGATAACGAATTAAAGCATTACCCCAACGAAACAACAGACTTTGTTCAGGGTACACCCTTAATGGAACAGTTAGTTATCTCATTAAGTTCTAATGAAGAAGATTTTAAAGATACACTTCAAAAGTGGTACATTTTTTTAGTTCAAGAGTCTAAACGTTTGAACCTAAAAAAAACAGATTTGCCTGGTACATACATAGACTGTACACCTTGGAACTTAATAGTGACTGAAGATAACCAGATCTTCTATATTGATCGAGAATGGGACTACCTTAATAAAGTAACAGTCAATTTTGTTGTTTTTAGAGGATTACTTTATTTTTACATAAATATTTTTCCTTGGATAAAAGATGCTTTGAGACCTTTATTAAAAGAGGAAGATCTGAAATGCTTTGTAAATTATTGTTTCAATTTAATAAATTTAAATATAGAAGACGGTGATTATTTATATTTTAATGAATTAGAATTTAACCTACAGAGACAAACGAGTTATTTGTCAGCTAAAACCTTTGATGAGTATTTTAAACACATAAATTCTGTTCCTCATGTAGTATTGACTAGGACAAAACTAGACAATTTAGAAATCGCCGTTCAAAAGAGTCAAATTGAATCCGAGTATTTTAGAGGCGAATGGAAACGACTACAGTCTCAGCTACAGCAAAGGGAACTATTATTGCAACAGACTGAACTATCATTGCAACAGACTGAACTATCATTGCAACAATCTAGAGCCACTGTTATTGCAATGGAAAGCAGTAAATTTTGGAAAATGCGTACATTTTGGTTTAAATTGAGGCGAACTTTAGGAATTTCTGATGATGCGAGTTTTTCAATTAATCGTTTAGGTGGTAAAATAAAGCGTCTGATCTATATTTTAAGAAATAAAGGCTTGCGCTATGCAATAGCTAGAATTTCTAAGAAAGTTTATCTTAGGTTAGATAATGGATCATCTAGTTATGAAGTACTACCTGATAGTTACCAAAGATGGTTGCAACAAAATTTTCCTAGAGAGTCGGACTTACGTAAGATGGCTGAGACAGTAGAAATTTTCCCTTATCAGCCAGTCATTAGTGTTATTATGCCAACGTTTAATACGTCTGAGCATTTCTTGCGGGAGGCAATAGAATCAGTAATAAACCAAGTTTATCCCTATTGGGAATTATGTATTGCTGATGATGCTTCAACTCAGCCTCACGTCAAAAATATCGTGGAAGAATATGCAGCGAAAGAGACAAGAATTAAAGTTGTTATTAGGACAACTAATGGGCATATTTCTAACGCATCTAACTCAGCTTTAGAAATGGCGACTGGAGAGTTTATTGCTCTACTGGATCACGATGATTTACTCACCCCAGATGCTTTGTATGAAGTAGCTCTTTTGTTGAATCGGCATCCTGAAGCGGACATGATCTATTCTGATGAAGATAAAATTGATGAAACAAATAAAGTTTCATCGCCTTACTTCAAGCCAGATTGGTGTCCCGACTCATTTTTATCTCGGATGTATACTTGTCATTTAGGAATCTATAGACGAGAACTAGTAGAAAAAATTGGAGGTTTTCGAGTTGGCTATGAGGGAAGTCAGGATTACGATCTTGTTTTACGAATAACTGAAAAAACTAAAAATATATTTCATATTCCAAAAATACTTTACCATTGGAGAATTCATCCTCAATCTGCCGCCAGTGGAGTTGAGGCTAAGCCTTATGCTTATAAAGCTGGTGAAAAAGCACTTATAGATGCTCTTCACAGAAGAGGCGAAAATGGAATCATTAGTGGATTACCTGGATTTCCAGGTCTATACAGAGTTCGATATAAAATAGAAGATTATAAACGAGTTAGTATTATTATTCCTACTAGAGACTTAGGAAATGTTTTGAATAACTGTTTAAAATCCATTTTTGAGAAGACTGCCTACCCAAATTATGAAGTAATTGTAATCGATAATGGAAGTACTGAAAATGATACCGTTCAAATTATTGATTATTGGAAGAGTAAAGAACATGAGCGATTTAGCTGTTATCCATTAAACATTGAGTTTAATTTTTCTAAAATTAACAATTACGCTGTTGCTAAAGCAAAAGGTGACTATTTGCTCTTCTTAAACAATGATATAGAAGTGATTACGCAAGACTGGATTGATGCTCTCGTCGAGCAAGCTCAGAGACCTTCTATTGGAGCTGTTGGTGGACTCTTATTATATCCCGATAAATCCATACAACATGCTGGAGTTGTACTGGGAATTGGTGGTGTTGCGAGTCATGGTCATAAGAAGTATCCCTCGACATCACCAGGTTATGCAGGACAATTGATAACAATCAATAATTATTCAGCGATTACAGGTGCTTGTTTAATGTGCAGACGCGAAGTATACGAAGCAGTGGGAGGATTTGCTGAGGAATTAGCTATTGCCTATAATGATGTAGATTTTTGTCTCAAACTTCTCAGGCAAGGTTATCGAAATATTTATCTGCCTCATGTTGTGCTGTACCATCATGAGTCCAAGAGTCGAGGACGTGACGATGATAGCTCTGAAAAACTGGTACGTCTAGGTAGAGAGGCAGAATATATGAAGAAAAAGTGGGGTAAAATACTTGAAAAAGATCCTTGCTATAATCCTAATTTAACAAGAAGTGCAGATGATTATAGTATAAATATATAG
- a CDS encoding ABC transporter ATP-binding protein gives MSEIAISLKNISKCFKRYHHPIDRLKEILLPGKSRADQFWALRDINLEIPKGQTFGIVGSNGSGKSTLLQIIAGTLTPTSGEVVVNGRISALLELGSGFNPEFTGRQNVFFNGRLLGLSQKEIEDKFDPITSFADIGDFIDQPVKTYSSGMYVRLAFAVAINVDPDILIVDEALSVGDAKFQLKCFLKLKKLQEKGVTVLFVSHDSNSIKRYCQKAMLLNQGQKIIETLPNVVINHYTRLLFPEDEKNTVPNPKQELASSLSNLSEQRRTLEYRYGSHRGEIKDIRIENHEGRETLCFTSCERMIARLKVLVKDGVVNPLFAMTLKDSKGEDIYVTNTYFKNIDIPPLTAETLVEITFEQYLMVCPGNYFLSFGFVSLEEGTVFPIDRRYDVINLKVIPSTNDLSQGLVNLNSKITVKIEESTCVVVNS, from the coding sequence ATGAGTGAAATTGCGATTTCTCTAAAGAACATTTCTAAGTGCTTTAAGCGCTATCATCATCCTATTGATCGACTCAAGGAGATTTTACTTCCCGGAAAAAGTCGAGCGGATCAGTTTTGGGCATTACGAGATATTAACTTAGAAATTCCCAAGGGGCAAACCTTTGGAATTGTCGGATCTAATGGCTCCGGAAAAAGTACCCTCCTACAAATTATTGCGGGAACCTTGACACCAACCAGTGGAGAAGTTGTTGTCAATGGTAGGATTTCCGCTTTATTAGAGTTGGGAAGTGGATTTAATCCAGAGTTTACCGGACGACAAAATGTATTTTTTAATGGACGACTCTTAGGGTTAAGCCAAAAAGAGATTGAAGATAAATTTGATCCTATTACGAGTTTTGCCGATATTGGTGACTTTATCGACCAACCTGTAAAGACTTACTCCAGTGGCATGTATGTTAGGCTGGCATTTGCGGTGGCAATTAATGTCGATCCTGATATTCTCATCGTTGATGAAGCACTCTCCGTGGGCGATGCTAAGTTTCAATTAAAGTGCTTTCTTAAGCTCAAAAAGCTTCAAGAAAAAGGAGTCACTGTCCTTTTTGTTTCCCATGACAGTAATTCCATTAAGCGATACTGTCAAAAAGCCATGCTATTAAATCAAGGTCAAAAAATTATAGAAACATTGCCAAATGTTGTCATTAATCACTATACCCGACTTTTATTTCCAGAAGATGAAAAAAACACTGTTCCGAACCCTAAACAGGAATTGGCATCAAGTTTAAGCAACTTATCGGAACAGCGTAGAACATTAGAATATCGATATGGTAGTCATCGAGGTGAAATTAAGGACATACGCATTGAAAATCATGAAGGTAGAGAAACACTTTGTTTCACGTCTTGTGAACGGATGATCGCCCGCTTGAAAGTCTTAGTTAAAGATGGCGTCGTAAATCCATTGTTTGCGATGACGCTTAAAGATTCTAAAGGTGAAGATATATATGTAACAAATACTTATTTCAAAAATATTGATATACCACCATTGACGGCTGAAACTTTGGTTGAGATTACCTTTGAACAGTACCTCATGGTTTGTCCAGGCAATTACTTTCTTTCTTTTGGTTTTGTTTCCCTAGAGGAAGGGACGGTATTTCCAATTGACAGAAGATATGATGTGATTAACTTAAAGGTTATTCCATCAACTAATGATCTAAGTCAAGGCTTAGTCAATCTGAATAGTAAGATTACTGTTAAAATTGAAGAATCTACTTGTGTTGTTGTTAATTCTTAA
- a CDS encoding ComEC/Rec2 family competence protein: MKNPSKYQKLAATAIINAGITIKEVYFNIPDKTICDREIPWGCNYQEVLTYRKMLKERQVEVKSAQAGQAFDLGHDTVLKILYAFNGIQTPVGTTDINDMSLIMRLEHGQHKHLFTGDLNRAIGSYLADHPQEIAADVLKMPHHGTEGVAPNQFFEQVGAKYALVPSPSGLWCSDRSSRIRTWFKEHKTPVFVNGFSGHVRVEDYGDQIKILAEKGYNPDGCT, translated from the coding sequence ATGAAAAATCCAAGTAAGTACCAGAAACTAGCGGCTACTGCTATTATCAACGCTGGGATTACCATTAAAGAGGTTTACTTTAACATACCCGACAAGACCATTTGTGACCGGGAAATTCCTTGGGGCTGCAATTATCAGGAGGTGCTGACTTATCGGAAAATGCTAAAAGAACGCCAAGTTGAGGTAAAATCTGCCCAAGCAGGTCAAGCCTTCGACTTAGGTCACGATACTGTCCTCAAGATCCTTTACGCCTTTAATGGCATCCAGACGCCAGTGGGAACAACTGATATCAACGATATGTCCCTGATCATGAGGCTAGAACATGGTCAGCACAAGCATTTATTTACGGGTGACTTGAACCGGGCGATCGGGAGTTACTTAGCCGATCATCCCCAAGAAATTGCCGCTGATGTTCTGAAAATGCCTCACCATGGTACGGAGGGGGTAGCCCCGAATCAGTTTTTTGAACAGGTGGGAGCGAAGTATGCTTTAGTCCCGTCGCCCTCAGGCTTATGGTGTAGCGATCGCAGTTCCCGAATTAGGACTTGGTTTAAGGAACACAAGACACCCGTCTTTGTCAATGGCTTCTCGGGTCATGTTCGGGTTGAAGATTACGGGGATCAGATTAAAATTCTAGCAGAGAAGGGATATAATCCTGATGGGTGTACCTAG
- a CDS encoding polysaccharide biosynthesis protein gives MPQKRLFPSAYRLGQLGLDGFVAWSAFSLAFWFRFDGHIPASHQTMAWMLPLLAIPGRLLFHATFGLYRQVWRLFGLKDATTLCQSITLYSLLILVITRLLIPRFTSFSGIPLGVAVIDWSFCVMGMIALRYARRRFVRYHPRDRTASPRDPQRVLLVGAGRAGSQIVQEVNQNRQLNLEILGFLDDDPTKIGRKVEGIPVLGATSQLVPIAKRLNADEVIISMPSAKASQIRKLVELAQGSALKLKVLPGQAELLCDRSLTPQARPIQIQDILGRPEIKLDFADEFNQQFPSARSQIYQRTVLVTGAGGTIGSEICRQIARLEPQHLLLLGRGENSIFNIEQELRRDFPNLKATPIIADIRHQRRIQTIFQTWQPEIVFHAAAHKHVPLMQHNPTEALENNALASAHLAQLAEQQGVDTFVLISTDKAVDPCNFMGLSKRLAELLVKACAAKSQTRFLVVRFGNVLGSRGSVIPIFQAQIARGGPVTVTDANMTRYFMTTPEASQLVIQSLAVGQSGQTLILDMGQPVKILDLAQQMIQLAGFMPELDIPIKITGLRPGEKLHESLVGSTEKVSATEHPKIMAVSSQLPSREALMQAIANLSEATVASFPHNLLWTTAQWCLSILESQPCQNLGKQSPQNKRSSDKPVETEIPEIS, from the coding sequence ATGCCCCAAAAAAGGCTCTTTCCTTCCGCATATCGATTGGGACAACTCGGACTCGATGGATTTGTAGCTTGGTCAGCTTTTAGCCTTGCTTTTTGGTTCCGTTTTGATGGTCATATTCCTGCTTCTCACCAAACCATGGCTTGGATGCTTCCCCTCTTGGCGATTCCAGGGCGTCTGCTGTTTCACGCCACGTTTGGTCTGTACAGGCAAGTCTGGCGTCTGTTTGGACTTAAAGATGCCACCACCCTTTGCCAGTCCATCACCCTCTATTCGTTACTAATTCTAGTCATCACTCGCTTACTGATTCCCCGTTTTACCTCCTTTTCGGGAATTCCCTTGGGTGTGGCTGTGATTGACTGGAGTTTTTGTGTAATGGGGATGATCGCCCTGCGCTACGCCCGTCGTCGGTTTGTCCGTTACCATCCACGCGATCGCACGGCTTCACCCAGAGATCCCCAGCGGGTACTATTAGTGGGTGCAGGGCGGGCTGGATCACAAATTGTCCAGGAAGTCAACCAAAATCGCCAGCTTAACCTGGAAATTCTCGGCTTTCTGGATGATGATCCCACGAAGATAGGACGTAAAGTGGAAGGTATACCGGTTCTCGGTGCGACATCGCAGCTTGTACCCATTGCCAAACGCCTCAACGCCGATGAAGTGATAATTTCTATGCCCTCGGCTAAGGCGTCCCAAATCCGCAAATTGGTGGAACTTGCCCAAGGTAGCGCCCTGAAGCTGAAAGTGTTACCGGGACAAGCCGAACTGTTGTGCGATCGCTCTCTGACTCCCCAAGCTAGACCCATCCAAATCCAGGATATCCTGGGACGTCCGGAGATTAAACTCGACTTTGCCGATGAATTTAACCAGCAATTCCCCTCCGCGCGATCGCAAATCTATCAGCGCACGGTTCTGGTTACGGGTGCAGGCGGTACAATTGGTTCAGAAATCTGTCGCCAGATTGCCCGTCTGGAACCCCAACACCTCCTATTACTGGGACGCGGGGAAAATAGTATTTTCAACATTGAACAAGAACTACGCCGCGACTTCCCCAACCTGAAGGCGACACCAATTATTGCCGATATCCGACATCAGCGTCGTATCCAGACCATTTTCCAAACCTGGCAACCGGAAATTGTCTTCCATGCGGCGGCTCACAAACATGTCCCCTTAATGCAGCATAACCCTACTGAAGCCCTAGAAAACAATGCTTTGGCGTCGGCTCATCTGGCACAACTGGCGGAACAACAGGGTGTAGATACCTTTGTCCTCATTTCTACCGACAAAGCCGTTGATCCCTGTAACTTTATGGGCTTAAGCAAGCGTTTAGCTGAACTCTTGGTTAAAGCGTGCGCCGCCAAAAGCCAAACCCGCTTTCTCGTGGTACGCTTTGGCAACGTCTTAGGGAGTCGTGGTAGTGTGATCCCGATTTTTCAGGCACAAATTGCCAGAGGGGGTCCTGTCACTGTGACTGATGCCAATATGACCCGTTATTTCATGACTACGCCTGAAGCCTCTCAGCTTGTGATTCAAAGCCTTGCTGTGGGACAATCCGGTCAAACCCTAATTTTGGATATGGGTCAACCTGTAAAAATCTTAGACTTGGCACAACAAATGATCCAGTTAGCGGGTTTCATGCCAGAACTGGATATCCCAATTAAGATTACCGGATTGCGTCCCGGCGAGAAACTGCATGAATCATTAGTCGGCTCGACTGAAAAGGTTTCTGCGACAGAACATCCGAAAATTATGGCGGTTTCTAGCCAACTCCCATCCAGGGAAGCGCTGATGCAAGCGATCGCGAATCTTTCAGAAGCGACAGTGGCTAGCTTCCCTCACAACCTGCTGTGGACAACAGCTCAATGGTGTCTAAGCATCCTCGAATCTCAACCTTGCCAAAACTTAGGCAAACAGTCCCCTCAGAATAAGCGTAGCTCGGATAAACCAGTCGAGACAGAAATCCCGGAAATTTCGTAA